Proteins from a single region of Gordonia hongkongensis:
- a CDS encoding alpha/beta hydrolase has translation MRSSWLRRLCVVGSAVAVATAGSAPAALAEPTPDPDRARIDTVVHDSAQQSTLIVYSAAMRKLIPVNVLRPKDTTKSRPTLYLLNGAGGGEDSATWAAKTQYAKFFSDKEVNVVTPIGGAFSYYTDWQHDDPVLGRNKWTTFLTKELPPLVDKEFDTTKVNAIAGISMAGTSVLNLAIAAPKLYRSAAAYSGCARTSDPVGQAYIRMVVADRGQGNLNNMWGPVNSAGWRDNDPYIHADKLRGTKVYMTSGTGMPGQLDRLEAPLVAGDPLTLANQMVIGGIIEAAVNECTKQMVSRMRALKVPHEVTFRPSGTHSWGYWERDLETTWPKIAADLR, from the coding sequence GTGCGATCCTCCTGGTTGCGACGACTGTGCGTCGTCGGATCTGCCGTTGCGGTCGCGACCGCCGGATCGGCTCCGGCCGCGCTGGCCGAGCCGACCCCCGATCCCGATCGCGCTCGCATAGACACCGTGGTCCACGACTCCGCCCAGCAGTCGACACTCATCGTGTACTCGGCGGCGATGCGCAAACTCATCCCCGTCAACGTGTTGCGCCCCAAGGACACCACCAAGTCGCGCCCCACGCTCTACCTGCTCAACGGCGCCGGCGGCGGCGAGGACTCCGCGACCTGGGCGGCCAAGACCCAGTACGCGAAGTTCTTCTCCGACAAAGAGGTCAACGTCGTCACGCCGATCGGCGGCGCGTTCTCCTATTACACCGACTGGCAGCACGACGATCCGGTACTCGGCCGCAACAAGTGGACGACGTTCCTCACCAAGGAGCTCCCGCCGCTGGTGGACAAGGAATTCGACACCACCAAGGTCAACGCGATCGCCGGGATCTCGATGGCCGGGACATCGGTGCTCAACCTCGCGATCGCCGCACCGAAGCTCTACCGGTCGGCCGCCGCCTACAGCGGATGCGCGCGTACCAGCGACCCGGTGGGACAGGCCTACATCCGGATGGTCGTCGCCGACCGCGGGCAGGGCAACCTGAACAACATGTGGGGACCGGTCAATTCGGCCGGGTGGCGGGACAACGACCCGTACATCCACGCGGACAAGCTGCGCGGCACCAAGGTCTACATGACCAGCGGCACCGGCATGCCCGGTCAGTTAGACCGGCTCGAGGCGCCGCTGGTCGCCGGCGATCCACTGACGCTGGCCAACCAGATGGTCATCGGCGGCATCATCGAGGCCGCGGTCAACGAGTGCACCAAGCAGATGGTCTCGCGCATGCGGGCCCTCAAGGTGCCGCACGAGGTCACCTTCCGGCCGAGCGGCACCCACTCCTGGGGTTACTGGGAACGCGACCTCGAGACCACCTGGCCGAAGATCGCGGCAGACCTGAGGTGA
- a CDS encoding acyl-CoA dehydrogenase family protein produces the protein MFIDLTPEQRALRAELREYFADLVTADEAAVMLTERHGPTYRKVIKRMGDDGWLGVGWPTEFGGKGFGEIEQQIFTNEAVRADVPLPAVTLQTVGPTLQVHGTEEQRQKFLPAILAGDVHFAIGYTEPEAGTDLASLTTTAVRDGDHYVVNGQKIFTTGGHDADYIWLAVRTDRDAPKHKGISILIVDTSDPGFTWTPIITADGAHHVNATYYQDVRVPVSMRVGEEGGGWKLITTQLNHERVMLGPAGRIDGLAARVRAWAQRPGPDGTVIAKHPDVRRALATIDAYGRINELLNWQVAATGEAISMADAAATKVFSTERIQTVCRMVDEIIGRYGDFADPETAALVNWLDVQEKRHVVITFGGGVNEVMRDMIATAGLGLPRAKR, from the coding sequence ATGTTCATTGATCTCACCCCCGAACAGCGCGCGCTGCGCGCGGAACTGCGCGAGTACTTCGCCGACCTCGTCACTGCCGACGAGGCAGCGGTGATGCTGACCGAACGCCACGGCCCGACCTACCGCAAGGTCATCAAGCGGATGGGTGACGACGGCTGGCTGGGCGTCGGCTGGCCGACGGAGTTCGGCGGCAAGGGTTTCGGTGAGATCGAACAGCAGATCTTCACCAACGAAGCCGTGCGCGCCGACGTCCCGCTGCCGGCGGTGACGTTGCAGACCGTCGGGCCGACGCTGCAGGTCCACGGCACCGAGGAGCAGAGGCAGAAGTTCCTGCCCGCGATCCTGGCCGGTGATGTGCACTTCGCCATCGGGTACACCGAACCCGAGGCCGGCACCGACCTGGCGTCGTTGACCACCACCGCCGTCCGCGACGGCGACCACTATGTGGTCAACGGCCAGAAGATCTTCACGACCGGCGGTCACGACGCCGACTACATCTGGCTCGCCGTCCGCACCGATCGGGATGCTCCCAAGCACAAGGGCATCTCGATCCTCATCGTCGACACCTCCGACCCCGGTTTCACGTGGACGCCGATCATCACCGCCGACGGCGCGCACCACGTGAATGCCACCTACTACCAGGATGTTCGGGTTCCGGTGTCGATGCGGGTCGGCGAGGAGGGGGGCGGGTGGAAGCTGATCACCACCCAGCTCAATCACGAGCGCGTCATGCTCGGCCCCGCCGGTCGTATCGACGGACTCGCGGCCCGGGTGCGTGCCTGGGCGCAGCGGCCGGGCCCCGACGGGACGGTCATCGCCAAGCATCCCGACGTCCGTCGCGCGCTCGCGACCATCGACGCCTACGGCCGCATCAACGAGTTGCTCAACTGGCAGGTGGCCGCGACAGGTGAGGCCATCTCGATGGCCGACGCGGCGGCCACCAAGGTGTTCTCGACCGAACGCATCCAGACCGTCTGCCGGATGGTCGACGAGATCATCGGGCGCTACGGCGATTTCGCCGATCCGGAGACCGCGGCGCTGGTGAACTGGCTCGACGTCCAGGAGAAGCGTCACGTCGTCATCACGTTCGGCGGTGGCGTCAACGAGGTCATGCGCGACATGATCGCGACCGCCGGCCTCGGACTCCCGCGGGCCAAGCGGTGA
- a CDS encoding SDR family NAD(P)-dependent oxidoreductase translates to MTQTVIVSGGAGGLGSAVTRTLLDDGWRVVVPGRTEAGLSRLPESDRLVGVHADLLDEASVAEVVAIAASDASAPVTAVVNLVGGFAMGERVDATPVDEFERLLRLNLRPLYLLSAAAIPTIIEAGGGSIVGVSAKAAFAPFSGAAGYITSKAAVWAFISALAAEYKSDGIRANAILPSVIDTPGNRASQPDSSRAGWVSPESIAQTISFLVSDASSAITGAQVPVPGVG, encoded by the coding sequence ATGACGCAGACGGTGATCGTGTCGGGCGGGGCGGGCGGCCTGGGGTCGGCGGTCACCCGCACGTTGCTCGACGACGGATGGCGCGTGGTGGTGCCCGGGCGCACCGAAGCCGGGTTGTCACGGCTTCCGGAATCGGACCGGCTGGTCGGTGTGCACGCTGACCTCCTCGACGAGGCGTCGGTCGCCGAGGTCGTGGCGATCGCCGCGAGCGACGCGTCGGCGCCGGTCACCGCGGTGGTGAACCTCGTGGGCGGGTTCGCGATGGGGGAGCGGGTCGACGCGACGCCGGTCGACGAGTTCGAGCGACTGCTCCGGCTCAACCTGCGGCCGCTGTATCTGCTGTCCGCGGCGGCCATTCCGACGATCATCGAGGCCGGCGGCGGGTCGATCGTCGGGGTGTCGGCGAAGGCGGCGTTCGCACCCTTCTCCGGTGCCGCGGGGTACATCACGTCGAAGGCGGCGGTGTGGGCGTTCATCAGTGCGCTCGCCGCCGAGTACAAGTCCGACGGCATCCGGGCGAACGCGATCCTGCCGTCGGTGATCGACACCCCGGGCAACCGCGCCAGTCAACCGGATTCGTCGCGGGCGGGCTGGGTGTCGCCCGAGTCGATCGCTCAGACGATCTCGTTCCTGGTCTCCGACGCCTCGAGTGCGATCACCGGCGCGCAGGTCCCCGTGCCGGGCGTCGGCTGA
- a CDS encoding MaoC/PaaZ C-terminal domain-containing protein: MSDASDRLWADDLSVGQIFEFGTHHVSEDELLDFARAWDPQDFHVDKAVAERGPYGGLIASGLHTMSIYQRLNVTGVLNNWRVIAGKRLGDVEFLRPVRPGDTLTGSTVIDAIEFDDRARALVTSSAELRNGDGKPVMRTVVEAYVHARPNRD, encoded by the coding sequence GTGAGCGACGCATCGGACCGCTTGTGGGCCGATGACCTGTCCGTGGGCCAGATCTTCGAGTTCGGCACGCATCACGTCAGCGAAGACGAACTGCTCGACTTCGCCCGCGCATGGGATCCGCAGGACTTCCACGTGGACAAGGCCGTTGCCGAACGCGGCCCCTACGGCGGGCTGATCGCCAGTGGGCTGCACACGATGTCGATCTACCAGAGGCTCAATGTCACCGGCGTGCTGAACAATTGGCGGGTGATCGCGGGCAAGCGACTGGGCGACGTCGAATTCCTGCGTCCCGTCCGCCCCGGCGACACCCTCACCGGGTCGACCGTCATCGACGCGATCGAGTTCGATGACCGTGCCCGCGCTCTGGTCACCTCGTCGGCGGAGCTGCGCAACGGTGACGGAAAACCGGTGATGCGCACCGTCGTCGAAGCCTATGTGCACGCGCGACCCAATCGCGATTGA
- a CDS encoding MFS transporter has protein sequence MTDDRVPEIGDEPREREPDGRRPGDAARSSMFASLRIPNYRLFYAGMAVSMTGSWMQATAQAWLVLTLSGSASVLGLIVALQALPVLLIGPYAGVIADRVDRRRLLIVLQSMMGLLAAALAAVTLTGVVQVWHVGVLAVMLGLGHAFEQPARQAFIHQIVGKDLIRNAVTLNSVMVNAARAVGPAVAGVILALVGSGLCFAINAVSFIAVVASLLALDSSKVTAESPVPRAKGQLREGLRYVRSRPALWIPLATMALVGTLTYNFPVTLPAAADFVFDGGPQALGFMTSAMGVGAVVGGLVVAARGNTGLRPLTLAAFGFGVAVAATALAPNLPTAICALFGVGWLSVTFMSTGNATLQLNSEPRMRGRVMALWSVAFMGSTPIGGPIVGAIIETFGARVGLAVGAVACLAAGSLAFLAARRSGTAS, from the coding sequence ATGACCGACGACCGTGTTCCCGAGATCGGAGACGAACCCCGGGAGCGTGAACCGGACGGTCGGCGCCCCGGAGACGCCGCGCGGAGCAGCATGTTCGCGTCGTTGCGCATCCCCAACTACCGCCTCTTCTACGCCGGCATGGCCGTCTCGATGACGGGTTCGTGGATGCAGGCGACCGCGCAGGCGTGGCTCGTGCTGACGCTCAGCGGATCGGCGTCCGTCCTGGGACTTATCGTCGCCCTGCAGGCGCTACCGGTCCTGCTCATCGGGCCCTACGCGGGCGTGATCGCCGACCGCGTCGATCGTCGACGCCTGCTCATCGTCCTGCAGTCGATGATGGGGCTGCTGGCCGCGGCGCTCGCCGCCGTCACCCTCACCGGGGTGGTGCAGGTCTGGCACGTCGGCGTGCTGGCGGTGATGCTCGGGCTCGGGCACGCCTTCGAACAGCCGGCGCGACAGGCGTTCATCCATCAGATCGTCGGCAAGGACCTCATCCGCAACGCGGTCACACTCAACTCGGTCATGGTGAACGCCGCTCGCGCCGTGGGTCCGGCGGTGGCCGGGGTGATCCTGGCCCTCGTCGGTTCGGGTCTGTGTTTCGCGATCAACGCGGTCAGCTTCATCGCCGTGGTCGCGTCGCTGCTTGCGCTCGACTCGTCGAAGGTCACCGCGGAGTCGCCGGTTCCGCGCGCGAAAGGTCAGCTGCGCGAGGGCCTCCGATACGTCCGGAGTCGCCCCGCGCTGTGGATCCCGCTGGCCACGATGGCGCTCGTCGGCACCCTGACGTACAACTTCCCGGTCACGCTGCCCGCCGCCGCGGACTTCGTGTTCGACGGCGGGCCGCAGGCCCTCGGTTTCATGACGTCGGCGATGGGAGTGGGTGCGGTCGTCGGCGGACTCGTGGTCGCGGCCCGCGGCAACACCGGATTGCGCCCACTCACGCTGGCGGCCTTCGGCTTCGGGGTCGCCGTCGCTGCGACCGCACTCGCCCCGAACCTCCCGACGGCGATCTGCGCGCTCTTCGGGGTCGGCTGGTTGAGTGTCACCTTCATGTCGACGGGAAACGCGACCCTGCAGCTCAATTCCGAACCGCGGATGCGGGGCCGGGTGATGGCGTTGTGGTCGGTGGCGTTCATGGGCTCGACGCCCATCGGCGGCCCGATCGTCGGCGCGATCATCGAGACATTCGGTGCGCGTGTCGGTCTCGCGGTCGGAGCCGTCGCGTGCCTGGCCGCCGGGTCGCTCGCCTTCCTGGCCGCACGCCGGAGCGGTACCGCGTCCTAG
- a CDS encoding acyl-CoA dehydrogenase family protein — protein MDFALDGTAIAVRDVAEDVFARRQPDWESTFGGRHSGGTAAAKQEATRGGFEADGWQALVDAGLLALPLPASLDGDEVDESGLLPLFRRIGRAAAVTPALGSLTAALVFARADAQDGEGSVWSRFGSSLTGGSWVSVAIGEHGDALTAHPRTSVRDGRLTGTKVGVLHADGASLFLVAADAGVVAVSPAADGVTITRTPTSSGWGEYTVAFDDVPVDDADIVVRDLAILRDRYRLALCAYADGLVAGATRLTADHVSTREQFGKPIALFQAVGQQLADIYVVGRSMELATTSAAWRLSEGLDAATDLAIAAYWLAEEVPPTTRTMTHLHGGIGVDITYPLHRYFSLTKDLARLVGGAHVRLDELADITDVPADDTRIAEVPDVH, from the coding sequence GTGGACTTTGCCCTGGACGGCACGGCGATCGCGGTTCGCGACGTCGCCGAGGACGTGTTCGCGCGACGGCAGCCCGACTGGGAGTCGACGTTCGGTGGGCGTCATTCCGGTGGGACGGCAGCGGCCAAGCAGGAGGCGACCCGCGGCGGGTTCGAGGCCGATGGCTGGCAGGCGCTCGTCGACGCCGGACTGCTCGCCCTGCCCCTGCCGGCCTCGCTCGACGGTGACGAGGTCGACGAGTCGGGTCTGCTCCCGTTGTTCCGCCGGATCGGCCGGGCCGCGGCGGTGACGCCGGCGCTTGGATCGCTGACCGCGGCGCTCGTGTTCGCCAGGGCCGACGCCCAGGACGGCGAGGGATCGGTGTGGTCGCGGTTCGGCAGTTCGCTCACCGGCGGCAGCTGGGTGTCGGTGGCGATCGGCGAACACGGTGACGCCCTGACCGCGCATCCGCGGACCTCCGTCCGCGACGGGCGGCTCACCGGCACGAAGGTCGGCGTCCTGCACGCCGACGGTGCCTCGCTGTTCCTGGTGGCCGCCGACGCCGGTGTCGTCGCCGTCTCGCCCGCCGCCGACGGGGTCACCATCACGCGCACGCCGACCTCGAGCGGCTGGGGCGAGTACACGGTGGCCTTCGACGACGTACCCGTCGACGACGCCGACATCGTGGTCCGCGACCTCGCGATCCTCCGCGACCGCTACCGCCTGGCGCTGTGCGCCTACGCCGACGGCCTGGTCGCCGGCGCCACCCGACTGACCGCCGACCACGTCTCCACGCGCGAGCAGTTCGGCAAGCCGATCGCCTTGTTCCAGGCGGTGGGCCAGCAGCTCGCCGACATCTACGTCGTCGGCCGGTCGATGGAACTCGCGACCACCTCGGCGGCCTGGCGGTTGTCCGAAGGTCTGGACGCCGCAACCGATCTCGCGATCGCCGCCTACTGGCTGGCCGAGGAGGTCCCACCGACCACGCGGACGATGACCCACCTGCACGGCGGCATCGGCGTCGACATCACCTATCCGCTTCACCGCTACTTCTCGCTCACCAAAGACCTCGCGCGTCTGGTGGGCGGAGCGCACGTGCGGCTCGACGAGCTCGCCGACATCACCGACGTCCCCGCCGACGACACCCGTATCGCAGAGGTGCCCGATGTTCATTGA
- a CDS encoding DUF2716 domain-containing protein: MMRWTLDHGNPLPPGWSYLPRDEEDVAWELFRDRFRSFRPSIYPTDWPAVVDPAPSVTFDLSVPENSPGVWSAQFDAINAEAQRCFVHVQDDPYWIVLDWQHPGYRLNAAAHAETFDAEWPVPVFPNGDYYIFARPDFSTGTFGHPWEKTLCVFGSELVQTLGRTLATWLPRKRENGDPLPG, from the coding sequence ATGATGCGTTGGACCCTCGACCACGGAAACCCGCTACCGCCGGGATGGAGCTACCTGCCCCGAGACGAAGAGGACGTGGCGTGGGAGTTGTTCCGTGATCGGTTTCGATCGTTCCGGCCCAGCATCTACCCGACAGACTGGCCCGCAGTTGTCGATCCTGCTCCGTCGGTAACCTTCGACCTGTCTGTCCCGGAGAACTCTCCCGGCGTGTGGAGCGCCCAATTCGATGCGATCAACGCCGAGGCGCAGCGTTGCTTCGTCCACGTGCAGGACGATCCTTACTGGATTGTGCTCGACTGGCAGCATCCCGGCTATCGGCTCAATGCAGCGGCACATGCCGAGACGTTCGACGCAGAGTGGCCGGTGCCGGTGTTCCCGAACGGCGACTACTACATCTTCGCTCGGCCCGACTTCAGCACTGGCACATTCGGACATCCGTGGGAGAAGACGCTGTGCGTGTTCGGTTCCGAGCTGGTTCAGACGTTGGGCCGGACCCTCGCAACATGGCTCCCGCGCAAGCGCGAGAACGGTGACCCGCTGCCGGGGTAG
- a CDS encoding oxygenase MpaB family protein: MGGVMTQSDERMSRVEMDNIDSSFFARSLLSMGQTMSTTNVIMQLANPAVGYGVAHSKVENGRLDKHPVKRARTTASYLAVAILGNADDRRRYRHAVNRQHAQVRSDENSPVEYNAMNIDLQLWVAACLYFGWEDIYERVHGPLQGADREKFYQQGKVCGTTLQMPAEAWPATRDEFTTYRDDQVSRIEISDEIRDFLLDIANFGYAPERIQEKYGPVKLRRTIGYLPQPFRDALRVEWTDEDQKWFDGYVGRLVEKERRTPLWVSQLGFRLLLADVRLRVKMGRPLV, from the coding sequence ATGGGTGGGGTCATGACGCAATCCGATGAGCGGATGTCGCGGGTGGAGATGGACAACATCGACAGCAGCTTCTTCGCGCGTTCCCTGCTCTCGATGGGGCAGACGATGAGCACGACGAACGTCATCATGCAGCTCGCCAATCCGGCGGTCGGCTACGGTGTCGCACACAGTAAGGTCGAGAACGGGCGGCTCGACAAACATCCGGTCAAACGCGCACGGACCACCGCGTCGTATCTGGCGGTCGCGATCCTCGGCAACGCCGACGACCGGCGCCGGTACCGGCATGCCGTCAACCGCCAGCACGCGCAGGTGCGCTCGGACGAGAACAGTCCCGTGGAGTACAACGCGATGAACATCGACCTGCAGCTCTGGGTCGCGGCGTGCCTCTACTTCGGGTGGGAGGACATCTACGAGCGTGTCCACGGACCGCTGCAGGGTGCGGATCGCGAGAAGTTTTACCAGCAGGGCAAGGTCTGCGGGACGACGCTGCAGATGCCGGCCGAGGCGTGGCCCGCCACGCGCGACGAGTTCACCACCTACCGGGACGACCAGGTCTCGCGCATCGAGATCAGCGACGAGATCCGGGACTTCCTGCTCGACATCGCCAATTTCGGTTACGCGCCGGAACGCATCCAGGAGAAGTACGGTCCGGTCAAACTGCGCCGGACCATCGGCTATCTGCCGCAGCCGTTCCGCGACGCACTCCGGGTCGAGTGGACCGACGAAGATCAGAAATGGTTCGACGGCTACGTCGGCCGGCTGGTGGAGAAGGAGCGTCGCACTCCGCTGTGGGTGTCGCAGTTGGGTTTCCGGCTCCTGCTGGCTGATGTCCGGCTCCGGGTGAAGATGGGGCGGCCGCTCGTCTAG
- the kstR gene encoding cholesterol catabolism transcriptional regulator KstR, with protein sequence MARSAPGNAAVDAPNGAAAPAASPEAGSTAQRERRRRILDATLALASKGGYDAVQMRTVADKADVAVGTLYRYFPSKVHLLVTALAREFERVESKVDRSQLRGDTAIDRLRHVLDMITFAMQRDPLLTEAMTRAFMFADASATAEVDQVAGIIDRLLAGAIVDDGEPTEEDLAIARVLSDVWMSNLVQWLTRRASATDVTNRLELTVRLLLKDRVK encoded by the coding sequence ATGGCCCGTTCTGCACCCGGCAACGCCGCGGTCGACGCCCCCAACGGGGCTGCGGCGCCGGCCGCCTCGCCCGAAGCCGGCTCCACCGCGCAGCGCGAACGCCGCCGCCGCATCCTCGACGCCACCCTCGCGCTGGCGTCCAAGGGCGGATACGACGCCGTGCAGATGCGCACCGTCGCCGACAAGGCCGACGTCGCCGTCGGGACGCTGTACCGCTACTTCCCGTCGAAGGTCCACCTTCTCGTCACCGCGCTCGCCCGCGAGTTCGAGCGAGTCGAGTCGAAGGTCGATCGTTCCCAGTTGCGCGGCGACACCGCGATCGACCGCCTCCGTCATGTCCTGGACATGATCACTTTCGCGATGCAGCGCGATCCGCTTCTCACCGAGGCGATGACGCGCGCGTTCATGTTCGCCGACGCGTCGGCGACCGCCGAGGTCGACCAGGTCGCCGGGATCATCGACCGGCTCCTCGCCGGAGCGATCGTCGACGACGGCGAACCCACCGAGGAAGATCTCGCGATCGCGCGCGTCCTCTCCGATGTGTGGATGTCGAACCTGGTGCAGTGGCTGACCCGTCGCGCGTCGGCGACCGACGTCACGAACCGGCTCGAACTCACCGTCCGGCTCCTGCTCAAGGATCGCGTCAAGTAA
- a CDS encoding acyl-CoA dehydrogenase, whose protein sequence is MTIATSSEQIAVRDSIASWARSTSVTDIVRSDLDKPSDQWTGLFSQIADLGVFAAAVPEASDGLGASFLDVAAMLEQCGADLVPGPLGPTVTAAIALAVRRADSAQGDTDRSAGLLGEVLAGSVPVVTPATSYAGKGLTLADGALDLGLVTGYVEGCAVMVEFGTDDRERSWWIVPPGVGVADVTPQTPLDGTASVSHVTLSGVAVEDLVELGDGTFVAGLLSATLAAYQSGVTRWALDTAVEYAKVRTQFGVPIGSFQAIKHICAEMLCRSERVTAVAWDVAGAVDDVLAAGTGDELAPALEQLEISRLAADVVVGRDPVANTKDCVQVLGGIGFTFEHDAHLYLRAALAAQASLANASSHAATLARRGLAGARRRFRLDLSQVEDRRDEVRTTVARIADAEPDDRRRLLAETGYLTPHWPAPHGLGADAAMQLLIDTELEAAGIERPDLVIGAWAIPTILEHGTDAQRERFVAPTLAGDIVWCQLFSEPEAGSDLAALRTRAERVDGGWRLDGQKIWTSQAHNAQWAICLARTDPEAPKNKGITYFLVDMGSPGIDIRPLRELSGRANFNEVFLDGVVVPDDCVVGEINGGWRLARTTLANERVAMGGTGLGKEMESLLSQVRSMDRELTAEGLASLGTQLADAHVGRVLDARAATRQLAGLDPGALSSVRKLIGVEHRQSVPDLALRLLGVAGLAATEASDAVLQNRCLSIAGGTTQILRTAAAERILGLPR, encoded by the coding sequence GTGACAATCGCCACGTCTTCCGAGCAGATCGCGGTCCGTGACAGCATCGCGTCCTGGGCGCGCTCCACCAGTGTGACCGATATCGTGCGGTCCGACCTCGACAAGCCGAGCGACCAGTGGACCGGTCTATTTTCGCAGATCGCCGACCTGGGCGTGTTCGCCGCGGCGGTCCCCGAGGCGTCCGACGGTCTCGGCGCGAGTTTCCTCGACGTGGCCGCCATGCTCGAGCAGTGTGGGGCCGATCTCGTCCCCGGCCCGCTCGGTCCGACGGTGACCGCGGCGATCGCGCTGGCGGTTCGCCGTGCGGATTCGGCGCAGGGCGACACCGACCGGTCTGCCGGACTGCTGGGCGAGGTGCTGGCCGGGTCGGTGCCGGTGGTGACGCCCGCGACGAGCTATGCCGGTAAGGGTCTCACCCTGGCCGACGGCGCACTCGACCTCGGGCTCGTCACCGGCTACGTCGAGGGTTGCGCCGTGATGGTCGAATTCGGGACCGACGATCGGGAACGGTCGTGGTGGATCGTGCCGCCGGGCGTCGGAGTCGCCGACGTCACGCCGCAGACCCCGCTCGACGGAACCGCGTCGGTCAGCCACGTGACCCTGTCCGGGGTCGCCGTCGAGGACCTCGTCGAACTGGGCGACGGGACGTTCGTCGCGGGCCTGCTGTCGGCGACGCTCGCCGCTTATCAGAGCGGCGTCACCCGGTGGGCTCTCGACACCGCCGTCGAGTACGCGAAGGTCCGCACCCAGTTCGGCGTGCCGATCGGGTCGTTCCAGGCGATCAAGCACATCTGCGCCGAGATGCTGTGCCGCAGCGAACGCGTCACCGCGGTCGCGTGGGATGTCGCCGGCGCGGTCGACGACGTGCTCGCGGCCGGGACGGGGGACGAGCTCGCTCCGGCGCTCGAGCAACTCGAGATCAGCAGGCTGGCGGCCGACGTCGTGGTGGGCCGCGATCCGGTCGCCAACACCAAGGACTGCGTTCAGGTCCTCGGCGGCATCGGGTTCACCTTCGAGCACGACGCTCACCTGTATCTGCGCGCCGCACTCGCCGCGCAGGCGTCGCTCGCGAACGCGTCGTCGCACGCCGCCACCCTCGCCCGGCGCGGGCTCGCGGGGGCGCGACGGCGCTTCCGTCTGGACCTCTCGCAGGTCGAGGACCGGCGCGACGAGGTCCGCACCACCGTCGCGAGGATCGCCGACGCCGAACCCGACGATCGTCGCCGTCTCCTCGCCGAGACCGGCTACCTGACCCCGCATTGGCCTGCACCGCACGGTCTGGGGGCGGATGCTGCGATGCAACTGCTGATCGACACCGAGCTCGAGGCGGCCGGGATCGAGCGGCCCGACCTCGTGATCGGCGCATGGGCGATCCCGACGATCCTGGAACACGGCACCGACGCGCAGCGCGAGCGGTTCGTCGCCCCGACGCTGGCCGGCGACATCGTGTGGTGCCAGCTGTTCTCCGAACCCGAGGCCGGCTCGGACCTGGCCGCGTTGCGCACACGGGCGGAACGGGTCGACGGCGGCTGGCGCCTGGACGGCCAGAAGATCTGGACCTCGCAGGCGCACAACGCCCAGTGGGCGATCTGCCTCGCGCGCACCGATCCCGAGGCACCGAAGAACAAGGGCATCACCTACTTCCTCGTCGACATGGGTTCGCCCGGCATCGACATCCGGCCGCTGCGCGAGCTCTCCGGGCGGGCCAACTTCAACGAGGTCTTCCTCGACGGTGTGGTCGTGCCGGATGACTGTGTCGTCGGCGAGATCAACGGCGGCTGGCGGCTGGCCCGCACCACCCTCGCGAACGAGCGGGTGGCGATGGGCGGTACCGGTCTCGGCAAGGAGATGGAGTCGCTGCTCTCGCAGGTGCGGTCGATGGATCGGGAGCTGACCGCCGAGGGGCTCGCGTCGCTCGGCACCCAGCTCGCCGACGCCCACGTCGGCCGGGTCCTCGACGCGCGGGCGGCGACCAGGCAACTGGCCGGGCTCGACCCCGGTGCGTTGTCGAGCGTGCGCAAGCTGATCGGCGTCGAACATCGCCAATCGGTACCCGATCTCGCGCTGCGGCTCCTGGGGGTCGCGGGTCTGGCGGCGACCGAGGCGTCCGACGCGGTCCTGCAGAACCGCTGCCTCTCGATCGCGGGCGGCACTACTCAGATCCTGCGCACGGCCGCGGCGGAACGCATTCTCGGTTTGCCGCGGTAA